CGACGTCGGCGAGGGCGGCACTCACGGCCTGCACGTGCGCGACGGGATCGTCCTGCGCGAGGTCGAACGCGACGATCTCGACGAGGTGCCAGCGGTACCGGCGGCGCAGCGCCACGATCGCGTCGGCGCGCGGCGCCTCGGCGTCGGCGACGGCGTCGAGCAGGCTCGCGCGCAGCGCCTCCGTCGTCGGCAGCTGCGCGGGCGTCAACGCCTCGAGCGTCTCGGGGGCGCGCTCGATGCACGTCGCGAGCCCCGTGGATGCGCCGAGCACGCGCATGAGGGATGCGCCGGCCTCCGCGTCCGCGAGCGTCGCGGCGAGCGGCACCGCCGACCGATGCAGTCGCGCGAACGACTGCAGCGCGCGGTCGGGATCGGCGGCGAGCCGCAAGTCGTCGACGCGGTCGCCGAGCGCGTCGGCGACCTCGTCGAGCAGCGGCGCCGCCTCGCTCGGCGAGCGGAAGCCCAGCCGCGCGAGGCGCGACGTCGTCGTCTCGGCGCGCATGCGTCAGCGTCCTTCGACGGGGCCGCGCATCAAAGCAGCGTGAGGTTCGCCTCGAGCTCGTACTGCGTCACCTGCGCGCGGTAGCGGCGCCAGTCCTCGCGCTTCGACTGCAGGAAGAACTCGAACACCTGCTCGCCGAGCGTCTCGGCGACGAGCTCGGAGTCCTCCATCTGGCCGAGCGCCCGGTCGAGGCTCGACGGCAGCGGCAGGTAGCCGAGGGCACGACGCTCCTTGTCGGTGAGGCTCCAGACCTCGGTCGTCGCCTCCTCCGGCAGCTCGTAGCCCTCCTCGATGCCCTTGAGGCCCGCGGCGAGCATGACCGAGAACGCGAGGTACGGGTTGGCGGCCGAGTCGATGCCGCGGTACTCGACGCGCGCCGACGACGGCTTGTTCGACAGCGGCACGCGCACGAGCGCCGAGCGGTTGTTGTGGCCCCACGAGATGTGGCTCGGCGCCTCGTCGCCAGCCCACAGGCGCTTGTAGGAGTTGACGAACTGGTTCGTGACGGCCGTGAACTCGGGCGCGTGCTTGAGCAGGCCCGCGACGAACTGCTTGCCGGTCTTCGACAGGCGGTACTGGCCGGCCGGGTCGTGGAACGCGTTCTGCTCGCCCTCGAAGAGCGACATGTGCGTGTGCATGCCCGAGCCGGGCTTCGACTGCAGCGGCTTCGGCATGAAGGTGGCGTGCACGCCCTGGGCGATCGCCACCTCCTTCACGACCGTGCGGAACGTCTGGATGTTGTCGGCCGTCGTGAGCGCATCGGCGTAGCGGAGGTCGATCTCGTTCTGACCGGGGCCGGCCTCGTGGTGGCTGAACTCCACCGAGATGCCGAGGTCCTCGAGCATGCGCACGCTCGCGCGGCGGAAGTCGTTGGCGGTGCCGCCGGGCACGTTGTCGAAGTAGCCGGCCTGGTCGACGGGCACGGGGTTCGCCGGGTCGGCGTCGCGCAGCAGGTAGAACTCGCACTCGGGGTGCGTGTAGAACGAGAACCCACGCTCGGCGGCCTTCGCGAGCGTGCGCTTCAGCACGTTGCGCGGGTCGGCGGCGGCGGCCTCGCCGTCGGGCGTGTGGATGTCGCAGTACATGCGCGCGGTCGGGTCGATCTCGCCGCGGTACGGCAGCACCTGGAAGGTGGCCGGGTCGGGCTTCGCGATGACGTCGGCCTCCGACGCGCTCGTGAGGCCCTCGATCGACGAGCCGTCGATGCCGAGGCCCTCGGCGAAGGCGCTCTCGACCTCCGCGGGGGCGATCGCGACCGACTTCAGCGTGCCGAGCACGTCGGTGAACCACAGGCGCACGAACTTGACGCCGCGCTCCTCGATCGTGCGGAGCACGAAGTCACGCTGCTTGTCCATCGGGTCCCTTCCCTCGCAGGTCTTCAGGCTATCGGGGCGCGGGGCCGTCGGCCGCCGCCGGCAGGGCCGCGTCGAGCTCGGCGAGCCATGCCGCCGCGCTCGCATCCGACGGCATCCGCCAGTCGCCGCGCGGGCTCAGCGAGCCGC
The sequence above is a segment of the Agrococcus jejuensis genome. Coding sequences within it:
- a CDS encoding glutamine synthetase family protein, which translates into the protein MDKQRDFVLRTIEERGVKFVRLWFTDVLGTLKSVAIAPAEVESAFAEGLGIDGSSIEGLTSASEADVIAKPDPATFQVLPYRGEIDPTARMYCDIHTPDGEAAAADPRNVLKRTLAKAAERGFSFYTHPECEFYLLRDADPANPVPVDQAGYFDNVPGGTANDFRRASVRMLEDLGISVEFSHHEAGPGQNEIDLRYADALTTADNIQTFRTVVKEVAIAQGVHATFMPKPLQSKPGSGMHTHMSLFEGEQNAFHDPAGQYRLSKTGKQFVAGLLKHAPEFTAVTNQFVNSYKRLWAGDEAPSHISWGHNNRSALVRVPLSNKPSSARVEYRGIDSAANPYLAFSVMLAAGLKGIEEGYELPEEATTEVWSLTDKERRALGYLPLPSSLDRALGQMEDSELVAETLGEQVFEFFLQSKREDWRRYRAQVTQYELEANLTLL